The Urbifossiella limnaea nucleotide sequence GACGGCGGGGGGGAGGCCGTTCTGGGCGAGCAGGTGCGGGTGGTCGAGGTTGACCGGCTCGTAGAACCGCTCGCTGGCCGGGTCGTAGTCGATCACCTCGAGGTACTCGCCGGCGGGGTACGAGGCGCCGGCCTCGCGCGGCCGGCGGTCGAGCTCCTCCCACGCGACCTTGTAGGTGAGTTCGTTGACCGTCATCGTCAGCAGGGCGGTGCTGAGGCTGGGGTCGATGGCGTAGCCGCGGAGGTGGCGGTACCGCGGGGCGGGGATGGAGTCCATTGGGCGCGCGTCGGTGACGGGGATTGGTGCCGCCGTTATAACACGGCCGCCGGCAGCCGTCGACGGCCGAACGGGAATTCGACTCAGACCGCCGCCCCCGGCGTCGGTCGTCAGTCCCGCCAGAAGCGCGACTCGCGCGGCGGGTCGTACCGCACCGCGAGGTGCGGCGTCTCCAGCCGCCGGCCGTCCTGCGCCAGCGACCGGCACCCGGCCGCCACCAGCCCCGTCGTCAGCAGCGTCCGCTCCACCGGGTACGGCGGCACCCCGGTGCGGAACGTCTCCTCGGCCTGCGCCATCAGCGCCGCCGAGTACACCACGTTCGGCACCGGCGGCAGGTAGAACAGCACCGACAGCGGCTCCGCCCGCCCCGCCAGCTTCGCCGCGAACGTGAAGTCCGTCACCAGGCCGTTCAGCAGCAGCATCGTGGCCTTCGTTCCGTCGGCGTACTCGATCCGGTACGCGACCGGGTTTCGCACCCACTCGCGCACCTGGGCCGCCGTCGGGTAGCGGTGGCTGTACGTCGGCGGCTGGGCGAGCGTCTGGCTGCGGCACAGGCACGCCTCGAACAGCGCCGCGTCCCACCCGCCGGCCGCCCAGGTCCCCGCCGCCTGCGCCTTCCACACGGCCTCGCCGCGGAGCGCCTGCACGGCGCGGACGCCCGTCTCGCCGCCCTTGCGGCGCTCGGCCATGCACTGGATCACTTCGAGGGCGTGGAAGTCGTAGCTGTCCACGCCGCCGAACGCGACGCACATCAGTTCCTCGACCGCCGCCCCCAGCGGCAGCTCGATCGCCGGCATCCGGAACGTCACCGGCAGCGACGAGCCGGCCAGGAACGGGATCCGCAGCTCCTTCGCGGTGTCCACCATCTCCTTGGCCCAGTCCCAGTTCCACGACAGGTGCTTGTCGTTGAACACCGGCCGCGCCGCGCCGTCCTTGCGGAACACGTCGGCGACCTGCTTGAAGAACTCGTAGCGCGGGTACTTCTTCTGGCCGAACTCGTTGTCGGGGTACGTGCCGTGCTCGCCGATGATGAGGACCGCGTCCACGGCCAGGCGGTCGGTGCCGCGGCGGAGCGCGGCGGCGACGCTGGGGTAGATCGTGAACCCGGCCTCCTTCGCGCGGCCGCGGCTGAGGTCGTTCTGCGGGAACTGATCGACGTAGGCGCTGACGACGTCGACGGCGGGGCGGTGCCAGCGGCCGCGGACGGGGTAGCCGGCGATGAACCGCTCGGCCATGTGCCAGGCGTGGGAGCGGTCGCGCCACTCGGTGGTGACGACGGCGAGCCGGGTGCGCCGCGCCGGCTCCTGGGCGGCGACCGCGAAAGGGGCGGCGCCGGCGGCGCCGAGGAACGTCCGTCGTGTGAGCATGGCCGCCTCCGGGGTGGTTCCGGCGAGCGTACCGGCGCCACCGGCCGGTGTCAAACGCCGGCGCCGTTACACCCGCGTGACGCACCGCGGCGGCCGCCGCGGGTATGCTGGGGCGCATGAGAACCCCTCTCGCGCTGCTCCTGGTCGCGCTCCCCGCAACCGCCCGCGCCGACGAGGCGCTCGCCCGCGCCGCCACGCTCCACGCCGTCGGCCGGCCGTTCGAGGCGCTCGCGCTGCTCGACGCCGCCACACCGGCCGCGCCGCTCGCCCGCTGGGCGGTCGCCTTCGACGGCGTCACCGTCCCCGTCGCCCACGTCGGCCGCAAACACGTCGTTCTCACCAGCCACGCCTCGCGCCTGGCCGAGCCGTACCCGATCGCCGGCCCGGCGAGCGGCCCCCGGCTCGACGACCGCACCGGCGTCTACGACTTCGACACGCTCTACACCGGGTTCGACGCCGTCACCGGCAAGCGCCTGTGGACGCGGCGGGCGCCCGGCCACAACGACGTGACGCTCGACGACCGCACCGACGCGGTGTACGTGTGGCGCGAGCGGCTGTTCAAGCTGAACCCCGACACCGGCGCCACCGAGGCCGACGTGCCGCTCCCGAAGCGGCCGAGCCGGTTCGACGCGCTGCTGATCGACGGCCGCCTCCACCGCCCGCAGCCGAACACGGGGCGGCTCGAAGGCCCGGACGAAAAGCTCCCCGCCTGGGACGTGGACCGCAACCGCCCCGCCGAGTTCGACCCCGTCGCGGCCCGCCTGTCGCCCGACGAGCGGCGCGTCCTCGGCGTCGGCGGCGGCGGCGGCGGCCGGTTCGGCACGTGGGTCACGGCGAAGCCGCTCCGCGCCGCGGAGCCCGACTGGACGTTCGAGCACCCGTCGTCGTCGGGCAACGCCCCGTTCTGGCTCGGCAACGACATCGTGGCACTCGTCGGCGAGCCGGGTAGCAAGGGCGAGGTGACCCGCCTCGACGGGCAGACCGGCGCCGTGAAGTGGCGGTACGCCCTGCCGCGCGGCGCGTACCGGCCCGGCGGCGAACCGCTCGGCGGCGGCGCGACGCCGGAGCGCAACTGGAACGCCGTCGGCCTGGTCGGCGGGCTCGTCCTCGCGGTCGGCGGCGAGGGCTCGCTGTACCTCCTGGAGCCCGACACCGGCAAGCTCGTGTCGAAGCTGACGCCGACGCGGAAGTACCTGACCTTCCCGCGGCTGGTGGACGGGGCGCTGGTGGTGTGCGGGTTCGAGAGCGTCCGCGCCATCCCGTGGGACGTGGTGCTGCGCCGCGGGCCGGACGACGGCGACCGCCGCGTGCTGCGGGCGCGCTGCCTCCACGACCTGGGCCGCACCGAGGAGGCGCGGGTCGTGCTGGACGAAGTGCTGAAGCTCGACCCCGAGCGCACCGCGGCGTGGGCGGTGATGGCCGACGTGTGCCGCGCCGCCGACCGGCCGTTCGACGAGATCGGGGCGCGCTGCCGGCAGCTGGAGCTGACCGGCCGCGATTCGTCGCCGCAGCTGCGGGAGCGGAACGGCCTGCTGAAGCGGATCGCCACCGGCCACGACCTGTACTCCGACGTGGCGACGACCGGCGACACGGTCTTCGCCGCGACCGTGGCCGGGGCCGCGCTGGCGGTCGACGTTCACACCCTCGCCGTGGCCCGGACGGAGCTGCCGGCGTCGTCGTCCGGGCTGAGCGCGACGACCGCGGTGAAGGCGCACTTCTTCGGGAGCCCCAAGACGCAGGAGCTGCCGGCCGAGGCCGGCCCGAAGGGGGCGCCGGCGGCGTTCCTGCGTGGGACCGGGTACGACGGCGCGCCGGTGCGGTGGCAGGGGAAGTGGTACCGACCGCTCAACCGCGGCGCGGTGAGGGTGCTGGACGGCGACGCGGTGAAGGAGTTTCCGGCGCGGGTGGGCGGGCTGGAGGCGTGGCGGCTGTACGTGTCGCCGTGGGGGCCGCCACTCGGCTTCGGCGCCGGCGGCGTATACGAGTTGGACGAGAACCTGGTGCCGGTGCGGGTGCGCATCCCGGCCCCGGCGACGCCGTCGTACCTGCTGGCCGGCGACGCCCGCACGCTGGCCGTGGTGACGTACCGCCGCGACTCGGCGCTCGTGCAGGTGTGGGCGCGCGACGGCAGTCGGCTGTTGCGGGAGCAGGCGCTGGCGCCGTACCACCCGGTCGGCGGCGGGTATCAGTACCTGCTGCCGCTGGCGGGCGGCTACCTGTACGCGGGGAGTTCGCTGGCGTGGGTGCCGGCGGGCGACGGCCCGGCGTGGCGGTTCGGGTTCGGGGAGTCGCCAGCGGCGGTGGCGGCGGCGCTGCCGAAATTGCACTACGCCCACGCCAGCCTGTTCGGCCGGCCGGTGGTGCGCGACGGGCTGCTGTTCGCCGGCTGCCGCGACGGCGCCGTGTACGTGTTCGACGTGGCGGCGGTCACCGGCCGGTGACCGACCGCAGTTCTGGACGACGTGGGCCCGGCACCGAGGCCGGGGTCGTTAAGTCACGCCCAGTGCCGCTTTGAGGCAGTCGTCGAGCCGGGACGCCAGCTTCACCGAGAGCGAGCCGAGCGTCTGGTCGATCGAGTCGCGGTAGACGGTCGCCAGCGCCAGGCACGACACGACGGAATTATGCGCGAGTCCGGTCGCGTTCCCGTCGGGGGTGGTCACGTCGATGAACAGGCAGGCGGGGTCGGTCGCCAGGCTCGGGTTGCTGGTGATTTCGGCGACCACGACCGTCGCCACGACGGCGGCGTAGGCGTCGGCCTGCACGACGACGGCGGGCCGCCGCTTGCCGCGGCCGCCGGAGGGGTGCGGGAAGCGCACGAGGACAACATCCCCGCGGGTCATGGCTTCTCCGGCAGCCGGTCGTACTCGTCCATCCCCTCCCAGCCGATGGACTTCCCGGCCTCCCAGGCGGCCGCCTCCAACTCCTCGCGGGTCCACGGGCTGTCGTCGTAGTCGTGCCGGGCGAGCCGCTCGTAGTCGGCCACCCGCAGCAGCACGAACGTCTCGCGGGTCCGCGGGTTCGTGACGAGCGGCGGCTCGGCGGGCGACGCCTCCAACGCCCCGAGTTGCTGGTCCGTCAGTTCGATCATGATCGCACCCGTTCTCGGCTTTCGATCCCTCTCGTTCAGGCTACCCGGCTGCGACCCGGGCGTCAAACCGCACCGGCCTCGGCGGAATCACTCCCCGCGTCACGCCGCCCGGCTGCGGCGGTACGCCCAGGCGATCGTGTCGCGGTCCTTCGCCGCGGCCGTACACAGGTACTTCGGGAGCGGCTTGACCCCGACCCGGCCGAGGTCCAGCCGGTCGGCGTCCCAGCACGTCTGCACGGTCACGTCGGCGCGGGTCAGCCCCTTCTCGTGGTCGCGGATCGCCTCGAACAGCAGCCCGAACCGCTCGTCCGACAGCACCAGCAGCGAGCCGCGCAGCGTCGCGGCGTAGTCGGCGGCGCGGGCGCCGTGGCCGGGGTCGGTGCCGTCGCTCTCGCGGCAGCAGTCGTGGAGGAAGGCGAACAGCTCGACCAGCTCCTTGTCGGCGCCGGTGTGGCGGGCGAGGCGGTGGCCGTTCTCGCGGACGCGCGCCCAGTGCGCCACGCCGTGGACGCCGTGAAGCTCCACCGCGACGCGCGCCTTCGCCGCGGCGAGGACGGCGGCGGGGTCCGTCGTCGTCGTGCGCTTCGTGCCCATGCCCCTTGCGACACCCGCCGCGCCGCCGAAGTTCGCGTTCCCGAAACTTTCGGCGCCCACCCGCGCCGCCGGGCTGGTATCCTGTCACGACTCCGACTCTCCCCGGACCCGCGGCCGATGCCCGACGACGCCGACCTGCCGCGCCGCGTCACCCGCAAGGTGGCGCTCCGCACCCTGCCGCTGCTGTTCGCCCTGTACGTCGTCGCGTACCTCGACCGCGCCAACGTCGGCTTCGCCAAGCTCCGCATGTCCGACGCCCTCGGGTTCGACGAGGCCGTGTTCGGCCTGGGCGTCGGCCTGTTCTTCGTCGGCTACCTCGTGCTCGAAATCCCGGGCGCGCTGCTCGTGGAGCGGTGGAGCGCCCGCAAGTGGTTCGCCCGCATCCTGGTCACGTGGGGCTTCTGCTCCATGGGCATGGCGTACGTCACCACGCCGACCGAGTTCTACGTCCTGCGGTTCCTGCTGGGGCTCGCCGAGGCCGGGTTCTTCCCCGGCGTCATCGTCTACTTCACGCACTGGTTCCCGCGCGCCGAGCGCGCCCGCGCCCTCACCGGCATGCTCGTCGGCATCCCGATCAGCCTGGCACTCGGGGCCGTCGTGTCGCGGTGGCTGCTGGACCAGGGCTGGCTCGGGTACGCCGGCTGGCAGTGGGTGTTCCTCGCCGAAGGGGCGCCGGCCGTGCTGCTGGGAATCGCCGTGCCGTTCCTCCTGACGGACCGCCCGCGGCAGGCGAAGTGGCTGACGGCGGAGGAGCGCGACTGGCTCGAAGCGACGCTCGCCGCCGAGCGCGAGGCGACGCCCGCCGCGAACGCGATGCGCGTCCGCGACGCCCTGAAGCTGCGGACGGTGTGGCTGCTGGCGCTCGGCATCTTCTGCACGAACCTCGGCGGCTACGCCTTCGTGTTCTGGCTGCCGACCGCGGTGAAGGGGCTGCTCGCCGGGCTCGGCCAGGACGCCGCCGACACCACCGTGCTGGGGTGGACCTGCGTCGTGTACCTCTGCGGCATCGCCGGCGTGGTCACGTCGGGCTTCGTGTCCGACCTCACGGGCAACCGCAAGTGGCCGACGACGATCGGCCAGCTCGGCACGGGGCTGTTCCTGGCGCTGAGCACGGTGCCGGACCAGTCGTGGTCGGCGGTGTTCGCGTGGCTGTGCTGCGCCGGGTTCTTCGCCCACTTCTGGTACACGCCGTTCTGGGTGCTGCCGACGCTGAGCCTGACGGCGTCCGCCGCGGCGGTCGCCATCGGGTTCATCAACATGTGGGCGAACCTGGCCGGGTTCGCCGGCTCGTGGGCCGTCGGCGAGC carries:
- a CDS encoding type II toxin-antitoxin system PemK/MazF family toxin: MTRGDVVLVRFPHPSGGRGKRRPAVVVQADAYAAVVATVVVAEITSNPSLATDPACLFIDVTTPDGNATGLAHNSVVSCLALATVYRDSIDQTLGSLSVKLASRLDDCLKAALGVT
- a CDS encoding HD domain-containing protein — protein: MGTKRTTTTDPAAVLAAAKARVAVELHGVHGVAHWARVRENGHRLARHTGADKELVELFAFLHDCCRESDGTDPGHGARAADYAATLRGSLLVLSDERFGLLFEAIRDHEKGLTRADVTVQTCWDADRLDLGRVGVKPLPKYLCTAAAKDRDTIAWAYRRSRAA
- a CDS encoding tetratricopeptide repeat protein; the protein is MRTPLALLLVALPATARADEALARAATLHAVGRPFEALALLDAATPAAPLARWAVAFDGVTVPVAHVGRKHVVLTSHASRLAEPYPIAGPASGPRLDDRTGVYDFDTLYTGFDAVTGKRLWTRRAPGHNDVTLDDRTDAVYVWRERLFKLNPDTGATEADVPLPKRPSRFDALLIDGRLHRPQPNTGRLEGPDEKLPAWDVDRNRPAEFDPVAARLSPDERRVLGVGGGGGGRFGTWVTAKPLRAAEPDWTFEHPSSSGNAPFWLGNDIVALVGEPGSKGEVTRLDGQTGAVKWRYALPRGAYRPGGEPLGGGATPERNWNAVGLVGGLVLAVGGEGSLYLLEPDTGKLVSKLTPTRKYLTFPRLVDGALVVCGFESVRAIPWDVVLRRGPDDGDRRVLRARCLHDLGRTEEARVVLDEVLKLDPERTAAWAVMADVCRAADRPFDEIGARCRQLELTGRDSSPQLRERNGLLKRIATGHDLYSDVATTGDTVFAATVAGAALAVDVHTLAVARTELPASSSGLSATTAVKAHFFGSPKTQELPAEAGPKGAPAAFLRGTGYDGAPVRWQGKWYRPLNRGAVRVLDGDAVKEFPARVGGLEAWRLYVSPWGPPLGFGAGGVYELDENLVPVRVRIPAPATPSYLLAGDARTLAVVTYRRDSALVQVWARDGSRLLREQALAPYHPVGGGYQYLLPLAGGYLYAGSSLAWVPAGDGPAWRFGFGESPAAVAAALPKLHYAHASLFGRPVVRDGLLFAGCRDGAVYVFDVAAVTGR
- a CDS encoding MFS transporter, whose translation is MPDDADLPRRVTRKVALRTLPLLFALYVVAYLDRANVGFAKLRMSDALGFDEAVFGLGVGLFFVGYLVLEIPGALLVERWSARKWFARILVTWGFCSMGMAYVTTPTEFYVLRFLLGLAEAGFFPGVIVYFTHWFPRAERARALTGMLVGIPISLALGAVVSRWLLDQGWLGYAGWQWVFLAEGAPAVLLGIAVPFLLTDRPRQAKWLTAEERDWLEATLAAEREATPAANAMRVRDALKLRTVWLLALGIFCTNLGGYAFVFWLPTAVKGLLAGLGQDAADTTVLGWTCVVYLCGIAGVVTSGFVSDLTGNRKWPTTIGQLGTGLFLALSTVPDQSWSAVFAWLCCAGFFAHFWYTPFWVLPTLSLTASAAAVAIGFINMWANLAGFAGSWAVGELRVAGLGDRGCLLILACTFAAGAAFVAAVPVQRPDPPGSADEW